The following are from one region of the Cytobacillus firmus genome:
- a CDS encoding superoxide dismutase family protein, producing MRKALMLGFVLFLSGCGEENITNTEVEMYNAAGDSLGIIKVQEQASGVKLTGDLSGLPPGELGIHIHEEAKCEPPDFKSAGNHFNPDNKEHGLLHPKGSHAGDLPNLIVEDDGKVKIDFMAPQVTLKEAKTSLLTKEGTSIVIHEGPDDGMTQPAGDSGERIACGRISKDKKEEGQKKAQDDQSTEE from the coding sequence ATGAGAAAAGCTTTGATGCTGGGTTTTGTTCTTTTTCTGTCCGGCTGCGGGGAAGAGAACATTACAAATACCGAAGTTGAAATGTATAATGCTGCAGGCGATTCATTAGGCATCATTAAGGTGCAGGAACAGGCTAGCGGAGTAAAATTGACTGGAGATCTGAGCGGACTGCCGCCGGGGGAGCTTGGCATCCATATCCATGAAGAAGCAAAATGCGAACCCCCTGATTTCAAATCCGCCGGGAATCATTTCAATCCTGATAATAAGGAGCATGGTCTGCTTCACCCAAAAGGATCCCATGCTGGTGACCTTCCCAACCTGATTGTCGAGGATGACGGCAAAGTTAAGATTGATTTTATGGCGCCTCAGGTCACGTTAAAAGAAGCCAAAACTTCACTGCTGACAAAGGAAGGGACCTCCATTGTCATTCATGAAGGGCCGGATGATGGCATGACCCAGCCGGCAGGAGATTCCGGAGAACGCATTGCCTGCGGCCGTATTTCAAAAGATAAAAAAGAAGAAGGGCAGAAAAAAGCACAGGATGATCAGTCAACAGAAGAATAA
- a CDS encoding PH domain-containing protein encodes MGIFDGFIGNASEADIKEVQDEFSAVLAPSEQVEKAYRLVRDLFIFTNKRLILVDKQGITGKKIEYHSIPYKNITHFSIETAGSFDLEAELKIWISGSDEPIEKHFNKNLNIYEVQSVLAEYVL; translated from the coding sequence ATGGGAATTTTCGATGGTTTTATCGGCAATGCATCAGAAGCAGATATTAAAGAGGTTCAGGACGAATTTTCAGCCGTCCTTGCTCCAAGTGAACAGGTTGAAAAAGCCTACAGGCTGGTCCGTGATTTATTCATTTTTACAAACAAGCGCCTGATCCTGGTGGATAAGCAGGGAATCACAGGGAAAAAAATCGAGTACCACAGCATCCCTTATAAAAACATCACCCATTTTAGCATTGAAACCGCAGGCAGCTTCGATCTGGAGGCCGAATTAAAAATTTGGATCTCAGGATCAGACGAACCAATTGAAAAACATTTTAATAAAAACTTGAACATCTACGAAGTGCAGAGTGTGCTTGCTGAATATGTACTGTAA
- a CDS encoding MalY/PatB family protein: MDRFNFHQKISRENTASVKWDRTREVFGRSDVLPMWVADMDFQPPEEVKKAIEDRIAHGVYGYTFAPDSTADSIGQWLYRRHGWKINNEWILYSTGVVPSIATAIQAFTEKEEKVMLQSPVYTPFFEMIKQNGRKVVNSQLKLENGRYEIDFADFEDKLKEGVKLFLLCNPHNPGGRMWTAEELRKIGELCVKYNCLILSDEIHSDLIYKGHKHYPIASMDPQYADITVTCIAPTKTWNLAGIQASAAIISNEKLRKAFQAEQHKQGFFTLSAFGIVGMEAAYRHGEEWLDGLMDYLAENKRTAAEFIGEHLPGIRLMEPDGTYLLWLDCRGLGLSDAELRQRLLEKGKLALEPGPKYGQGGEGFVRMNIACPHEVLAEGLERLKRAFE; the protein is encoded by the coding sequence TTGGATCGTTTTAATTTCCATCAAAAAATCAGCAGGGAAAATACAGCTTCTGTTAAGTGGGATCGGACCAGGGAGGTTTTCGGCAGATCCGATGTATTGCCGATGTGGGTAGCGGACATGGATTTTCAGCCACCCGAAGAAGTGAAAAAAGCCATAGAGGACAGAATAGCTCATGGAGTCTACGGATATACATTTGCTCCTGATTCAACCGCAGATTCTATCGGACAGTGGCTTTACAGGCGGCATGGCTGGAAAATCAATAATGAGTGGATTTTATACAGCACCGGAGTGGTTCCCTCCATCGCAACAGCGATCCAGGCTTTTACGGAAAAAGAGGAGAAAGTAATGCTCCAGTCTCCCGTATATACTCCTTTCTTTGAAATGATTAAACAGAATGGCCGCAAAGTCGTTAATTCTCAGCTGAAGCTCGAGAACGGCCGGTACGAAATTGATTTTGCCGATTTTGAAGACAAATTGAAAGAGGGAGTGAAACTATTCCTCCTATGTAATCCGCACAATCCGGGCGGCCGCATGTGGACAGCAGAGGAACTTAGGAAAATAGGGGAGCTCTGTGTAAAATATAATTGCCTTATTCTTTCCGATGAGATCCATTCTGATTTAATTTATAAAGGCCATAAGCATTATCCCATTGCTTCAATGGATCCACAATATGCAGACATTACGGTCACCTGCATAGCTCCGACAAAAACCTGGAACCTTGCAGGGATTCAAGCTTCAGCTGCCATTATCAGCAATGAGAAGCTGCGAAAGGCATTCCAGGCAGAACAGCACAAGCAAGGATTCTTTACGCTGTCGGCCTTCGGCATCGTTGGCATGGAGGCAGCTTACCGCCATGGCGAAGAATGGCTCGATGGTCTGATGGATTATCTCGCTGAAAATAAACGGACAGCAGCTGAGTTTATTGGTGAGCACCTTCCCGGTATTCGCCTGATGGAGCCGGATGGCACCTATCTCTTATGGCTGGATTGCCGCGGATTGGGATTAAGTGATGCCGAACTGCGCCAAAGGCTTTTGGAAAAAGGAAAACTCGCATTGGAGCCTGGCCCGAAATACGGCCAGGGCGGTGAAGGCTTCGTCCGGATGAACATTGCCTGCCCGCATGAAGTATTGGCGGAAGGGCTGGAGAGGCTGAAGCGGGCTTTTGAGTGA